GCGTAATAGAAGTGCAACGAGAGCCGATATGAACACCCATTGTCAAAGATGTGATGCCACCGTGCCGCGGATCGAGCGGGAAGAAGACACTTGCTGCCTCGCCCATCAACAACCGTTGGTGACAGCATGATCGAGGTTACCGAGGTTTCCATTGCCCAGTTGCGTACTGCGCTCGAATCCGGTCAGACAACGGCGGTTGAGCTGGTTCAGGCCTATCTCGCCCGGATCGATGCCTACGACGGCGCCGACACAGCCACCGCACTCAATGCCGTGGTGGTACGCAACCCCGATGCGCTCACCGAAGCTCAAGCATCCGACGCGCGTCGGGCCAAAGGCGAAACGCTCGGCCCGCTCGATGGCATTCCCTACACAGCCAAGGACAGCTATTTGGTGAAGGGGCTTACCGCCGCTTCGGGCAGCCCGGCCTTCAAGGATCTGGTCGCCTATCGCGATGCGTTCACCATCGAACGGCTGCGCGGCGCAGGTGCCATTTGCCTGGGCAAAACCAACATGCCGCCGATGGCCAATGGCGGCATGCAGCGCGGTGTCTATGGCCGTGCCGAAAGCCCTTACAACGCGGGCTATCTCACTGCGCCCTTCGCCTCGGGTTCGTCGAATGGCGCCGGGACTGCTACTGCTGCCAGTTTCGCGGCTTTCGGTCTTGCCGAAGAAACCTGGTCCAGCGGTCGCGGCCCCGCCTCGAACAACGGCTTATGTGCCTACACGCCTTCGCGCGGCGTGATTTCGGTGCGCGGCAACTGGCCGTTGACGCCGACAATGGACGTGGTGGTGCCGTTCGCCAGAACCATGGCCGACCTGCTCGAAGTGCTCGACGTGGTGGTCGCGGAAGATCCAGATACCCGTGGCGATTTGTGGCGCTTGCAACCCTGGGTGCCGATTCCGAGCGTCGCCTCGGTGCGTCCTGCTTCTTATCTGGAGCTTGCGGCGATGCCCGACTCGCTCGCGGGCAAGCGTTTCGGCGTGCCGCGCATGTACATCAACGCCGACCCCGAAGCCGGCACCAGCGATGAGCCAGGAATCGGTGGCCCGACGGGGCAGAAAATCGTCACCCGCGATTCGGTGATCGGCCTGTGGCGAGAAGCCCGCAAGGCCCTCGAAGCCGCCGGTGCCGAAGTGATCGAGGTGGATTTCCCGCTGGTTTCCAATTGCGAAGGCGATCGTCCCGGTGCGCCGACGGTATTCAATCGCGGCATCGTCTCGAAAGAGTTCCTGCACCACGAGTTGTGGGACCTGACGGCCTGGGCGTTCGACGATTTTCTACAAGCCAATGGCGATCCGAAACTCAACCGTCTGGTGGACGTCGACGGCCCGCTGATTTTCCCGCACGACCCGGGCACGCTGCCCAATCGCGAAGGTGACCTCGCCGCGGGCATGGACGAGTACGTGAAGATGGCCGAGCGCGGTGTCACCCCTTGGGACCAAATCACCACGGTGCCTGACGGACTGCGCGGGCTTGAGAAGACCCGCAAGCTCGATCTTGAAGACTGGATGGATGGGCTGGGGCTCGACGCGGTGTTGTTCCCGACAGTCGCCGACGTTGCTCCGGCCAATGCCGATGTTGATCCAAAGTCTGCGGACATCGCCTGGAGCAACGGTGTATGGGTCGCCAACGGCAACCTCGCCATTCGGCACTTGGGTGTTCCGACCGTCACCGTGCCGATGGGCATCATGCCGGACATCGGCATGCCCGTTGGCCTGACATTCGCCGGTCGTGCCTATGATGATTCGGCGTTGCTGCGTTTTGCCGCGGCGTTTGAATCGACCGGGAGCAAGCGAATGATCCCGCCGCGCACCCCGCCGTTGAAAGCAGGCAAATAGTAGAAATGGCGGGATTGGGGCAGAACGCGCGCCAATCCCGCCAGATGATGAACCGCTCAGGGTAAAGACTTGAGCCTGATCGGATGGAATGGCAGCCGTACTCACAAATCTAATAAAAACAAGGAAATCCAACCTTGAAAATATCAACTGTGTGCGCGCTGGGCAGCTTGCTGGTTTCGGTAGCGGCGACTGCCAGCGGGGTCATCCCTGTTCTCGAACTCGACTTCACCCGGTCGGCGATTGAAACCCTGAAAAAACGCGGTATCGACGACGCTTGTATTGTCGCCGCTCCAAACCCTGACCAATTCACCTACTGCCGGGAAGGGTCGACCACGCTTTGGCAGTATCAAGCGCTGGACTTGGCGCAACACGCGAAAATCCAGAACGGCGAAAAACTGCCTGCCACGGAACTCGGGCGAATCACCATCGCGCAAGTCGACAGTGTTGCCTGTGAAGATGAACACTCCCCACCGTTGATCAGCGCCGCTATCACTCGCGGATTGGTCCTCGGTCTGATCGCTCTCCTCCTGCTGATTGCCTTGCGATACACCTACCGGGCAATCATGCACGGCTTCGAAGACCAACCCGAGCTTCCCGATCCTCGCTTGCAGCGATTCGACGAAACACTGTCTGCGCGAAACTCAACGGCAAAGGCACTGTTTACCTTCGGTATTGCTGCGGCGGTGGCCTTCGTTTACTTCGGCTATCTGATGCACTGAACAAGCACAAAGGCTGGACGGTTTCAAAGTCGGACTACAGCAGCGAAAGCGTGTAGTTGATGATGAAGCGACTTTGATCAACGTCCCGACCCGCCTCGGTGTTCGACTGGCCGTTACGCAGGGAGAAAGCCAGGTTCTTGAACGTACCCGACTGAATCACATAGTCCAGCACCATATCGCGCTCCCACTCCGATTGATCACTG
The Pseudomonas sp. MYb327 DNA segment above includes these coding regions:
- a CDS encoding amidase, which codes for MIEVTEVSIAQLRTALESGQTTAVELVQAYLARIDAYDGADTATALNAVVVRNPDALTEAQASDARRAKGETLGPLDGIPYTAKDSYLVKGLTAASGSPAFKDLVAYRDAFTIERLRGAGAICLGKTNMPPMANGGMQRGVYGRAESPYNAGYLTAPFASGSSNGAGTATAASFAAFGLAEETWSSGRGPASNNGLCAYTPSRGVISVRGNWPLTPTMDVVVPFARTMADLLEVLDVVVAEDPDTRGDLWRLQPWVPIPSVASVRPASYLELAAMPDSLAGKRFGVPRMYINADPEAGTSDEPGIGGPTGQKIVTRDSVIGLWREARKALEAAGAEVIEVDFPLVSNCEGDRPGAPTVFNRGIVSKEFLHHELWDLTAWAFDDFLQANGDPKLNRLVDVDGPLIFPHDPGTLPNREGDLAAGMDEYVKMAERGVTPWDQITTVPDGLRGLEKTRKLDLEDWMDGLGLDAVLFPTVADVAPANADVDPKSADIAWSNGVWVANGNLAIRHLGVPTVTVPMGIMPDIGMPVGLTFAGRAYDDSALLRFAAAFESTGSKRMIPPRTPPLKAGK